A single region of the Salipaludibacillus sp. LMS25 genome encodes:
- a CDS encoding iron-containing alcohol dehydrogenase, whose product MNRFTIPRDIYFGENSLDKLKELEGKKAALVIGGGSIKKTGNLERIQGLLLEAGIENRVIEGVNTEPTVRMVKEGVDVLNDFEPDWVIGIGGGSVMDAAKAMWLFYEHPSLTFEEAAQPFTLPKLRTKAKYAGIPTTSGSAAEISNLSVITDENTNIKYPLADFELTPDIAIIDPVMIESMPKQITAYTGMDAFTHCIEAYVAKPRTVFTDALAIEGSVIIKNNLLDSYNGNQEARQDMHNAQAMAGMAFANAVLGNVHSLAHKSGPTFDVPHGCANAIYLPYVIQFNRTVVADRFATIAKRLDLEGETNDELVDALVSYIRHLNTEMNVPNSLQEFGVTEELLNKHVDEMAKNAMTDPCTGTNPRETSVEEMKQLYVSAFYGKDVNF is encoded by the coding sequence ATGAACCGTTTTACCATTCCACGCGACATTTATTTTGGAGAAAATTCACTTGATAAGTTAAAAGAGTTAGAGGGCAAAAAAGCAGCGTTAGTCATTGGAGGAGGCTCGATAAAGAAGACAGGCAATCTAGAGCGTATTCAAGGCTTACTTTTAGAGGCTGGAATTGAAAACCGTGTCATCGAAGGCGTCAATACAGAGCCAACCGTTCGAATGGTAAAAGAAGGTGTAGACGTATTAAATGATTTTGAACCTGACTGGGTAATCGGAATTGGTGGTGGGTCTGTCATGGACGCTGCGAAAGCGATGTGGTTATTCTATGAACATCCATCTCTCACTTTTGAAGAAGCAGCACAACCTTTTACACTACCAAAGCTTCGTACAAAAGCAAAATACGCTGGAATCCCCACAACAAGTGGTAGTGCAGCCGAAATTTCCAATTTATCCGTTATTACAGATGAGAACACGAATATTAAATATCCATTAGCCGATTTTGAATTAACGCCAGACATTGCCATTATTGATCCAGTGATGATAGAGTCGATGCCAAAGCAGATTACGGCCTATACTGGCATGGATGCTTTCACACATTGCATTGAAGCATATGTTGCAAAGCCACGAACAGTCTTTACGGATGCACTCGCAATTGAAGGGTCAGTAATAATTAAAAATAATCTTTTAGATTCTTATAATGGTAACCAGGAAGCTCGACAAGACATGCATAATGCGCAAGCGATGGCTGGTATGGCGTTTGCTAATGCTGTACTTGGAAACGTCCATAGCTTAGCACATAAAAGTGGTCCAACATTCGATGTCCCACATGGGTGTGCAAATGCTATTTATTTACCGTATGTCATTCAATTTAATCGAACAGTGGTAGCTGATCGCTTTGCAACCATTGCCAAAAGATTAGACCTTGAAGGGGAAACAAATGATGAATTAGTCGATGCCCTAGTTTCATATATTCGTCATCTAAATACTGAAATGAATGTACCGAATAGTCTTCAAGAGTTCGGTGTCACAGAAGAACTCTTGAATAAGCATGTGGATGAAATGGCAAAAAATGCTATGACAGATCCATGTACAGGAACAAACCCTCGTGAAACGTCAGTTGAAGAGATGAAACAGTTATATGTTTCAGCCTTTTACGGGAAAGATGTGAATTTTTAA
- a CDS encoding CxxH/CxxC protein, giving the protein MIYCCEEHVNEGLEEALSDEGLPPEFERISMGESTLEKCFICHSEADYKITPMSP; this is encoded by the coding sequence ATGATTTATTGCTGTGAAGAGCACGTGAACGAAGGGTTAGAAGAAGCCTTATCAGACGAGGGCTTACCGCCGGAATTTGAGAGGATTTCAATGGGAGAATCAACATTAGAAAAATGCTTCATATGTCATAGTGAGGCTGACTATAAAATCACACCTATGTCGCCATAA
- a CDS encoding serine hydrolase: MKRKAIIFLILAIITTIPFSLNHNDLTRTTDLDKLIKDVETKTEKLLSKCNIPGAAISVLEDGQVTWIGTFGYADLDVKRKVDQNTVFQVASISKSVTALGVMKLVEDGLINLDDPIENYITRWQLPESEYDQKAITVRGLLSHTSGLSVGGGYPGYESNTQLPTLEQSLSGIGGGSKPVELENEPGARYSYSGGGYNLLQLMIEEVTGEDFHSYLNEVVLTPLGMENSSFQWDDHLQDKTAKAYDVKLQLLPNYIFTEKAAAGLYTTIEDMNKFIIAEINSFHRSGILEADTVQEMFSPTLEVRGFESFINDEAALGHFINHVNNSIIVTHDGSNNGWKAHYSMEPQRGNGIIILTNGNNGTCLLNELVSAWYYTNFGIERHFDQLRHTVVATVYALSILILCWSLSVIVNLVSAFIKKELIVTTYSNKKVLLSKVLVSIVLVSGAFLLSKISVLILWFIDPFIVSLLVTSVFIRTILAVLQLFTREREIRNM, translated from the coding sequence ATGAAAAGAAAAGCCATCATTTTTCTTATATTGGCAATCATCACTACTATTCCATTTTCTTTGAATCATAACGATCTAACTAGAACAACCGATCTTGATAAATTGATTAAAGACGTAGAAACAAAAACTGAAAAATTACTAAGTAAATGTAATATTCCTGGGGCAGCAATTTCTGTGCTAGAAGATGGCCAAGTTACATGGATAGGTACATTCGGTTATGCGGATCTTGACGTTAAAAGGAAAGTTGATCAGAACACTGTTTTTCAAGTTGCTTCGATTTCTAAATCAGTGACAGCACTTGGTGTGATGAAATTGGTGGAGGATGGTCTCATCAATTTAGATGACCCTATTGAGAATTACATAACAAGATGGCAGCTACCTGAAAGTGAATATGACCAAAAAGCGATAACAGTGCGAGGGTTATTAAGTCATACATCAGGGCTATCTGTCGGTGGAGGTTATCCTGGCTACGAGTCCAATACACAGCTGCCTACTTTAGAGCAATCACTTAGTGGGATTGGTGGGGGTTCAAAACCTGTTGAATTAGAAAATGAACCAGGAGCGCGGTATAGCTATTCAGGTGGAGGTTATAACTTACTGCAACTCATGATCGAAGAAGTAACAGGAGAAGACTTTCATTCATATCTAAATGAAGTTGTTCTTACACCGTTAGGAATGGAAAATAGTAGTTTTCAATGGGATGATCATCTCCAAGATAAGACAGCGAAAGCTTACGATGTAAAACTACAGTTGTTACCAAACTACATATTTACCGAGAAAGCAGCGGCCGGACTTTATACAACGATAGAAGACATGAATAAGTTTATCATTGCTGAAATCAATAGTTTTCACAGATCGGGGATTTTAGAAGCTGACACGGTTCAAGAGATGTTTAGCCCTACTTTAGAAGTTAGAGGTTTTGAAAGCTTTATTAATGATGAAGCGGCATTAGGTCATTTTATTAATCACGTAAATAACAGTATAATCGTTACACATGATGGAAGTAACAACGGTTGGAAGGCACATTATTCGATGGAACCACAAAGAGGAAATGGGATTATTATTTTAACGAATGGAAATAACGGTACTTGTTTGTTAAATGAATTAGTTAGTGCTTGGTACTATACAAACTTTGGGATCGAACGCCATTTTGATCAATTAAGGCATACTGTAGTGGCGACGGTGTATGCTCTCTCAATATTGATTTTATGTTGGTCATTAAGTGTCATAGTTAATTTAGTTTCTGCTTTTATTAAGAAGGAGTTAATAGTTACTACGTATTCAAATAAGAAAGTTCTTTTATCAAAAGTGCTCGTGTCCATTGTTTTAGTGAGTGGAGCGTTTCTTTTGAGCAAGATTTCGGTACTGATTTTATGGTTCATTGATCCTTTTATTGTAAGCCTACTCGTCACATCTGTCTTTATTAGAACAATATTAGCAGTTTTACAACTATTCACAAGGGAGAGGGAAATACGTAACATGTAA
- a CDS encoding S1C family serine protease translates to MGYYDDHMPQPDDQKPIQKGKKRSGLYGFVGAILGALIVVFSIPMLANSGVLPYEVTPKNVSSTDNSESVTSDADVEAVETLSLETTSEVIEAVDRVSDAVVGVVNMQQSAGLFGTEDNESEGTGSGVVYKVEGDYAFIVTNQHVIDGAIDIDVTLGDGSRVPAELVGEDQLTDLAVLTIDSEGIETVAEFGDSESLQSGEPAIAIGNPLTFEGTVTLGIISAVERSLPVDLTGNGQPDWNSEVLQTDAAINPGNSGGALLNIQGDVIGINSMKIAQSAVEGIGFAIPTAVAIPVIEDLEQYGEVQRPQMGIALRSLQEIPSFHWQDTLGLPEDVKGGVYVEAVEANTPAAEAGLVEGDVITALGDTDITDSHDLRSFLYKDVSIGDTITVTFYRDGEQQTVELTLDKQVF, encoded by the coding sequence ATGGGATATTATGATGATCATATGCCACAACCAGACGACCAAAAGCCAATTCAGAAAGGGAAAAAGCGTTCCGGACTCTATGGCTTTGTTGGCGCGATTTTAGGGGCATTAATTGTGGTGTTTTCCATACCGATGCTTGCAAACAGTGGGGTACTCCCCTATGAAGTGACGCCAAAAAATGTATCATCAACTGACAACAGTGAGTCTGTCACGAGTGATGCAGATGTGGAGGCAGTGGAAACATTAAGCTTAGAAACCACATCAGAGGTCATTGAAGCGGTGGATCGCGTTTCTGATGCCGTCGTAGGTGTCGTCAATATGCAGCAATCTGCTGGTTTATTTGGTACAGAAGATAATGAATCAGAAGGAACTGGCTCAGGTGTCGTTTATAAGGTTGAGGGTGACTATGCATTTATCGTTACGAATCAACATGTTATTGACGGAGCAATTGACATTGATGTGACGCTCGGAGACGGCTCACGCGTTCCGGCTGAGCTCGTTGGTGAGGATCAATTAACAGATTTGGCTGTCTTAACGATCGATTCTGAGGGCATCGAAACGGTTGCTGAATTCGGTGATTCTGAAAGTCTTCAGTCAGGTGAGCCGGCTATTGCCATTGGGAATCCACTTACTTTTGAGGGAACCGTTACGCTCGGTATTATTAGTGCGGTGGAACGAAGCCTTCCAGTAGATTTAACGGGTAACGGACAACCTGATTGGAACTCTGAAGTACTGCAAACTGATGCCGCAATTAACCCAGGGAATAGCGGCGGCGCCTTACTAAACATTCAAGGCGACGTAATCGGTATTAATTCGATGAAAATCGCCCAATCGGCTGTTGAAGGGATCGGTTTTGCAATTCCAACGGCTGTAGCTATTCCAGTCATTGAAGATCTTGAACAATATGGTGAGGTTCAGCGTCCGCAAATGGGCATTGCCCTCAGGTCGCTACAAGAGATTCCAAGCTTCCACTGGCAAGACACTCTTGGCTTACCTGAAGACGTGAAAGGCGGGGTATACGTTGAGGCTGTTGAAGCGAACACCCCTGCCGCTGAAGCAGGGCTTGTAGAAGGTGACGTTATTACAGCGCTCGGTGACACTGACATTACTGATTCCCATGACTTACGAAGCTTCTTATATAAAGACGTGAGCATTGGGGATACGATTACGGTTACTTTCTATCGTGACGGTGAACAACAAACCGTTGAACTTACGTTAGATAAGCAAGTATTTTAA
- a CDS encoding two-component system regulatory protein YycI has translation MDWSKTKTIFIVTFLLLNAFLGYQLYDKTSHDNINVLISPALQERLEENDIKIDISNAEDILTGAPITGRLATFDEEYLRDNLLRQEVKVVENTMIHSEMDRPYKMVDSNIPANVNAFLGQYVYLGEEYEFADYNEEENYIGLYQTYKGRKIDQYERSDYHIILNLNDDFHVESYTQKYMEITEQENRQQDLLSPLKAVERLLNQQYLATNTVIKQAQLGYYSLIQPDESFQVFVPVWRIQANEDYFYVDALNGEIQSMN, from the coding sequence ATGGATTGGAGTAAAACGAAAACGATTTTTATCGTGACCTTTCTTTTACTGAATGCTTTCCTCGGCTATCAACTTTATGACAAAACATCACACGATAATATTAACGTATTAATAAGCCCAGCATTACAAGAGAGATTGGAAGAAAACGATATAAAGATTGACATTAGTAATGCAGAAGACATTCTAACAGGTGCTCCTATTACAGGTCGATTAGCTACGTTTGATGAAGAGTATTTACGGGACAACCTTCTAAGACAAGAAGTGAAAGTGGTAGAGAATACGATGATCCATTCAGAAATGGACCGTCCTTATAAGATGGTGGACTCGAATATACCCGCTAACGTAAATGCTTTTTTAGGACAATATGTCTACTTAGGTGAAGAGTATGAGTTTGCCGATTACAATGAAGAAGAGAATTATATTGGGCTTTATCAAACTTATAAGGGTCGTAAAATCGATCAATATGAGCGGAGCGATTACCATATTATTTTGAATTTAAATGACGATTTTCATGTAGAATCTTATACTCAGAAGTATATGGAGATTACAGAACAAGAGAACAGACAGCAGGATTTACTCTCGCCTTTAAAAGCAGTGGAACGCCTGTTGAATCAGCAGTATCTTGCAACGAATACCGTGATTAAACAAGCGCAATTAGGCTATTATAGCTTAATTCAACCAGATGAGAGCTTCCAAGTATTTGTGCCGGTATGGCGTATTCAAGCGAACGAGGACTATTTTTATGTTGATGCTTTAAACGGAGAAATTCAATCGATGAACTAA
- a CDS encoding YycH family regulatory protein — MIMIESIKTAVLWILILSSITLTWLLWTFQPEYDAIEESNETYVEIEDLGDTRTLPEIVQPRQIIIHREEERSLLLPLDDTYKDILQELEEVKIDYVYPQWESQAPSIEREFTGMELIFDHSLEGDWLKAFFTMEEDHLAIEQVDRIIFLLNPDDEDNTDLLVQFVDMEDEAVYESDISLTMSDLEKMYEGTGNKQVAVEKHLFRGETETFQPISYVTTEPISLEKYTYETTDLSAQAFTQILFNDPSVIETYPQTNQGETYTDGNRIMSLNESGSILHFVRPDIRGGSPAGVPSVIEDGLDFINNHSGWTNDYLADDWAETDLDDHASFRLYVQGLPVLASNQGQDQHFKVGVKRAANSITEYTRPMYQLADEPLEKSGNVTLPPFEDVQQHIREYEAFSNRAVEDITIGHYMVRQRSYATFEPGWYVKIDGRWTLLDFRSNADLEVSVYGLE, encoded by the coding sequence ATGATTATGATTGAATCTATTAAAACAGCTGTACTTTGGATTCTTATTCTTTCCAGCATCACATTGACCTGGCTTCTATGGACGTTTCAGCCAGAGTATGATGCCATCGAAGAATCTAATGAAACCTATGTGGAAATTGAAGACCTTGGGGATACTCGAACTTTACCTGAAATCGTCCAACCGAGACAAATTATTATTCATCGTGAAGAGGAGCGATCATTGCTGCTCCCACTCGACGATACGTACAAAGACATCCTTCAAGAGCTTGAAGAGGTGAAAATCGATTATGTGTATCCACAGTGGGAATCACAAGCACCATCAATAGAGAGAGAATTCACAGGGATGGAGCTTATTTTTGATCATTCTCTAGAAGGCGACTGGTTGAAGGCGTTTTTTACGATGGAGGAAGATCATCTGGCCATTGAACAGGTGGATCGCATCATTTTTTTACTGAATCCTGATGATGAAGACAATACGGATTTACTCGTTCAATTTGTAGATATGGAAGACGAGGCGGTTTACGAATCGGATATTTCTTTAACGATGAGTGATCTGGAAAAAATGTATGAAGGAACTGGCAATAAACAAGTTGCTGTAGAAAAGCATTTATTCAGAGGAGAAACTGAAACCTTTCAGCCGATTAGTTATGTCACGACTGAGCCCATATCATTAGAGAAATATACGTATGAAACGACGGACTTAAGTGCCCAAGCATTTACTCAAATTTTGTTCAATGATCCGTCTGTAATTGAAACGTACCCACAAACTAACCAAGGGGAAACGTATACAGATGGAAATCGGATTATGAGTTTAAATGAAAGTGGTAGTATTCTTCACTTCGTAAGACCGGATATACGGGGAGGAAGTCCTGCAGGTGTGCCGTCAGTTATAGAAGATGGTCTTGATTTCATTAATAATCATTCTGGATGGACGAATGATTATTTGGCTGATGATTGGGCAGAAACAGATTTAGATGATCATGCCTCATTTCGCCTTTACGTTCAAGGGTTACCTGTTCTGGCATCCAATCAAGGGCAAGATCAACACTTTAAGGTCGGAGTGAAACGGGCAGCAAACTCCATTACAGAGTATACGCGACCAATGTATCAGCTTGCGGATGAGCCACTGGAGAAAAGCGGTAATGTGACCCTACCACCCTTTGAGGATGTTCAGCAGCATATTCGTGAATATGAGGCGTTTAGTAACCGGGCTGTTGAAGATATTACGATAGGCCATTATATGGTGAGACAGCGGTCATATGCCACTTTTGAGCCTGGGTGGTATGTGAAAATAGATGGACGTTGGACGTTGTTGGATTTTAGATCTAATGCCGATTTGGAGGTGTCAGTCTATGGATTGGAGTAA
- a CDS encoding MBL fold metallo-hydrolase, which translates to MTLRFSVLASGSTGNAIYVETDKQRLLIDAGLSGKKIEQCFKHINLCPSKLDGILVSHEHSDHIKGVGILARRYNLPIYANEKTWEGMLPSIGTIPLEQKHHFATGTVKTLGDLNVESFGVSHDAADPMFFSFHHEGRQLTILTDTGYVSDRMAGLSKGANSLIFESNHDMDMLRMGKYPWNIKRRILGDEGHVSNVDAGIALADIIKDSKADIYLAHLSLDNNMKDLARMTVQQTLEENDIEVGRQVKLFDTDPYVPTALKVV; encoded by the coding sequence ATGACGTTAAGATTTAGTGTACTAGCCAGTGGCAGTACCGGTAATGCGATCTACGTTGAAACAGATAAGCAACGGCTACTGATCGATGCTGGTCTGAGTGGGAAAAAAATAGAACAGTGCTTTAAGCACATTAATCTTTGTCCTTCAAAGCTTGATGGCATTCTTGTCAGTCATGAGCATAGTGATCATATTAAGGGTGTTGGTATATTAGCTAGACGCTACAATTTACCGATTTATGCAAATGAAAAAACGTGGGAAGGGATGCTCCCTTCAATAGGCACGATTCCGCTGGAGCAAAAACATCATTTCGCCACAGGTACAGTGAAAACGTTAGGTGATCTAAATGTGGAATCGTTTGGAGTCTCTCATGATGCAGCAGACCCGATGTTCTTTTCTTTTCATCATGAAGGCCGCCAGCTCACGATCTTAACGGATACTGGTTATGTGAGTGACCGGATGGCTGGTTTGTCTAAGGGAGCCAACAGTTTAATTTTTGAATCAAATCATGATATGGATATGTTACGAATGGGGAAATACCCATGGAATATAAAACGACGTATTTTAGGTGACGAAGGTCACGTCTCTAACGTTGATGCAGGCATTGCCCTTGCAGATATTATTAAAGACTCGAAAGCAGATATTTATTTAGCACACTTGAGTCTCGATAATAACATGAAAGACTTGGCTAGAATGACAGTCCAGCAGACGCTCGAAGAAAATGACATCGAAGTTGGGCGGCAAGTGAAGCTATTTGATACAGACCCTTACGTTCCTACGGCTTTAAAGGTCGTATAA
- a CDS encoding helix-turn-helix domain-containing protein, with protein MVRDFNQTFNCEKELTLYVIGGKWKMIILWYLGKEGTKRFSELKALLPNITQKMLTNQLRELEADQIIHREVYPTVPPKVEYSLTEHGETLIPILESMYEWGKNYFNTVVREKTSEEK; from the coding sequence ATCGTACGTGATTTTAACCAGACGTTTAATTGTGAAAAAGAGCTAACCCTTTATGTCATTGGTGGTAAGTGGAAAATGATTATTTTGTGGTATTTAGGTAAGGAAGGAACAAAAAGATTTAGCGAACTGAAAGCACTACTTCCAAATATTACACAAAAAATGTTAACAAATCAGTTAAGGGAATTAGAAGCCGATCAAATTATTCATCGCGAAGTGTATCCTACCGTCCCTCCGAAAGTAGAATACTCCCTTACAGAACATGGGGAAACCTTGATACCTATTCTTGAATCGATGTACGAATGGGGAAAGAACTATTTTAATACTGTCGTTCGTGAAAAAACTTCCGAGGAAAAGTAA
- the rlmH gene encoding 23S rRNA (pseudouridine(1915)-N(3))-methyltransferase RlmH, producing the protein MNISIISVGKLKENYLKQGIGEYEKRLGAYANIQIIEVADEKAPDNMSDGDIRQVKNKEGERILAKIKPDSYVIALAIEGQSWSSEKLAKELDKLATYGKSKIAFIIGGSVGLSDAVLQRADSHLSFSSMTFPHQLMRLILVEQIYRAFRINSGEPYHK; encoded by the coding sequence GTGAATATCTCAATCATATCGGTGGGGAAATTAAAAGAAAACTATTTAAAACAAGGCATTGGCGAATACGAAAAACGACTTGGCGCCTATGCTAACATACAAATCATCGAGGTAGCTGATGAAAAAGCACCTGATAACATGAGTGATGGTGACATTCGTCAAGTGAAAAATAAAGAAGGAGAACGAATATTAGCCAAAATCAAACCAGATTCTTATGTCATCGCTCTCGCCATTGAAGGCCAGTCATGGTCCTCGGAAAAGCTGGCTAAAGAACTAGACAAGCTCGCCACGTACGGGAAAAGCAAAATCGCCTTCATAATCGGCGGCTCCGTCGGTCTAAGCGACGCTGTGCTCCAGCGCGCCGATAGTCACCTCTCTTTCTCAAGCATGACCTTCCCTCACCAGCTCATGCGCTTGATCCTCGTCGAGCAAATCTATCGCGCATTTAGGATTAATAGTGGGGAACCGTATCATAAGTAA